From one Vibrio palustris genomic stretch:
- a CDS encoding glycosyl transferase family 90: MRKLKYYLTNALYSMIPQSMLSYYVDKQLKSLPEATRNRLQERVDYYIKIHAAFSLSQQSPKIGQFKKECGSTYFFDLLKVIKGFDRDLQFNFIHGDVTDVPATPTFVKSRPINGDNRNSVLLKLNEIRHYRFVKDNLEFRHKKNMAVWRGSGFRPNRRALLDKLYYHERCDLGRTDKEDDDQLAYVVPKISIEDQLNFKFILSLEGKDVATNLKWIMSSNSLAVSPKLNYETWFMEGKLIPNVHYVQIKDDFSDLIEKMDYYHSHPEEAERIIKNANQWVEQFQNPYEERLLSYLVAYKYFNLSKGGHLPQRDHPLIASIAKYVLK; the protein is encoded by the coding sequence ATGAGAAAACTAAAATATTATCTTACCAACGCGCTCTACAGCATGATTCCGCAATCGATGTTGAGCTATTACGTTGATAAACAGTTAAAAAGCTTGCCTGAAGCGACCAGAAACCGGCTACAAGAACGCGTCGATTATTATATAAAGATTCATGCGGCGTTTTCACTTTCACAGCAGTCTCCAAAAATCGGCCAGTTCAAAAAAGAATGTGGCAGTACCTACTTCTTTGATTTACTTAAGGTCATTAAAGGTTTTGACCGCGATTTACAGTTTAACTTTATTCACGGGGACGTGACAGACGTCCCTGCTACACCCACTTTCGTCAAAAGTCGTCCAATCAACGGGGATAATCGAAACTCGGTACTTTTAAAACTTAACGAAATTCGTCACTATCGGTTTGTCAAAGATAACCTAGAGTTTCGCCACAAAAAAAATATGGCGGTATGGCGTGGTAGTGGCTTTCGGCCTAATCGACGCGCGCTTTTAGATAAGCTGTATTATCACGAGCGTTGTGATTTAGGGCGCACGGACAAAGAAGACGACGATCAATTAGCGTATGTTGTCCCTAAGATATCCATTGAAGACCAATTGAATTTTAAGTTCATTTTAAGCTTAGAAGGCAAGGATGTTGCAACCAATTTAAAGTGGATAATGTCATCCAACTCGCTAGCGGTCAGTCCAAAACTTAACTATGAAACATGGTTTATGGAAGGTAAGTTAATCCCAAATGTGCATTATGTGCAGATAAAAGATGACTTTTCAGATTTGATTGAAAAAATGGATTACTATCATTCACATCCAGAAGAAGCAGAACGCATTATTAAGAATGCGAACCAATGGGTTGAGCAATTTCAAAACCCCTACGAAGAAAGACTGTTAAGCTATCTTGTCGCCTACAAATACTTTAACTTATCAAAGGGCGGTCATTTACCTCAACGTGATCATCCGCTGATCGCGTCTATTGCGAAATATGTGCTTAAATAG
- the galE gene encoding UDP-glucose 4-epimerase GalE, protein MNVLVTGGMGYIGSHTCIQMIEAGMNPVILDNLYNSKSTVLERIQTVAGKKPQFVEGDIRNRDLLVETMRTHNIDAVIHFAGLKAVGESVQKPLEYYDNNVNGTLVLVDAMREAGVTSLVFSSSATVYGDPATVPILETFPTSATNPYGRSKLMVEECLTDFQHANPDWSITLLRYFNPVGSHQSGLLGEDPQGIPNNLMPFVSQVAVGRREFLSVFGSDYDTKDGTGVRDYIHVMDLADGHIAALTHVGRKEGLHVYNLGTGNGYSVLEMVAAFEKASGTKIPYKLVERRPGDIAACYADPAKAQTELAWSAIRSLEEMTQDTWRWQSNNPEGYPDQ, encoded by the coding sequence ATGAACGTATTAGTAACAGGTGGCATGGGCTATATTGGTAGTCATACCTGTATTCAAATGATTGAAGCAGGAATGAATCCTGTCATTTTGGACAATTTATATAATAGTAAATCAACCGTTTTAGAACGCATTCAAACCGTTGCCGGTAAAAAACCACAATTTGTCGAAGGTGATATCCGCAACCGTGATCTATTGGTTGAGACCATGCGTACTCATAACATTGATGCAGTGATTCACTTCGCGGGTTTAAAAGCGGTCGGAGAGTCGGTACAGAAGCCTTTAGAATATTACGATAATAATGTTAATGGCACTTTGGTCCTTGTTGATGCGATGCGTGAAGCCGGTGTCACCTCGCTTGTCTTTAGTTCGTCTGCAACGGTATATGGCGATCCAGCGACAGTACCCATTCTTGAAACTTTCCCAACCAGTGCGACGAATCCCTATGGGCGTAGTAAGTTAATGGTTGAAGAATGTTTGACTGACTTTCAACATGCGAACCCAGATTGGAGTATCACGTTACTGCGTTACTTTAACCCTGTTGGATCTCATCAATCTGGTTTACTTGGCGAAGATCCACAAGGTATTCCGAATAATCTTATGCCATTTGTATCGCAAGTTGCCGTGGGACGCCGTGAATTCTTATCTGTATTTGGTAGTGATTATGACACCAAAGATGGAACGGGAGTACGAGATTATATTCACGTGATGGATTTAGCCGATGGACACATTGCTGCTTTGACTCATGTTGGACGCAAAGAAGGCTTACATGTATACAACCTAGGTACAGGTAATGGTTACAGTGTATTAGAGATGGTTGCGGCATTTGAGAAGGCTAGCGGGACTAAAATTCCATACAAGTTAGTTGAGCGCCGTCCTGGTGATATTGCGGCATGTTATGCGGACCCAGCGAAAGCACAAACGGAACTTGCTTGGAGCGCGATACGTTCATTAGAAGAAATGACGCAAGATACATGGCGCTGGCAGTCGAATAATCCAGAAGGGTACCCAGATCAATAA
- a CDS encoding FAD-dependent oxidoreductase has translation MLKTNPNSNTPQIAVIGGGVAGATAAVHMGELGLNVSLIEKSAGLVDGPPICHLHAGGNLYREISEQQCIELLRQSLQTVRLYPHTLNQRPTVIAIPKADPGTPEMVVSRLEVIRQAYQALVDEDPRNEWLGTPQDYYRVYERAELEALRDQVQPVVPKTMEDWLIPVVQNIDLDAIQYPVISVQEYGWSVFRLAASAELALEAMPHCDIQTNTTVIDLAWAGTQWQITTLNSMGETHTQYADYVINACGYKTGSIDDMARHYRDRLVEFKAAYVTHWADCHQLWPEVIFHGQRGTPQGMAQLTPYANGIFQLHGMTEGITLFSDGLVKSGVRSAQPELPEHLQLKLNKGWSETDQVERTGLAIQHMAQFMPNFNSADIAGKPLFGAQQIPGSDSTLRAADVSFEDNQYARIEIVKGSSALEAVQKIVSKWQLSAQSTDDIERSHPISMRLQASDVEARAIKLAEARDYPRELAMVVGEPLTFDHK, from the coding sequence ATGTTGAAAACAAACCCGAATTCCAACACGCCTCAAATTGCGGTTATTGGGGGCGGTGTTGCTGGTGCAACGGCTGCGGTTCACATGGGGGAGTTAGGTCTAAATGTCTCTTTGATTGAGAAAAGTGCTGGCTTAGTTGATGGCCCGCCTATTTGCCACTTACACGCTGGTGGTAACCTCTATCGTGAAATTTCTGAGCAGCAATGTATCGAGTTATTACGTCAATCGTTGCAGACCGTTAGATTATACCCGCATACATTGAATCAGCGCCCTACGGTCATTGCGATACCTAAAGCCGATCCAGGGACGCCAGAAATGGTGGTCTCAAGATTAGAAGTGATTCGCCAAGCTTACCAAGCATTAGTGGATGAAGATCCGCGTAATGAATGGTTAGGTACACCCCAAGATTACTATCGCGTGTATGAGCGTGCTGAACTTGAAGCCTTACGTGATCAAGTACAACCGGTTGTCCCTAAAACCATGGAAGATTGGTTAATTCCGGTGGTACAAAATATTGACCTTGATGCGATTCAGTATCCAGTGATTTCAGTGCAAGAGTATGGTTGGAGTGTTTTTCGTTTAGCAGCCAGTGCAGAATTAGCGCTAGAAGCGATGCCTCATTGCGATATTCAAACCAATACTACGGTTATCGACCTTGCATGGGCTGGCACCCAATGGCAGATTACGACGCTTAACAGCATGGGGGAAACTCACACCCAGTACGCTGACTATGTCATTAATGCGTGCGGTTACAAAACGGGGTCGATTGATGACATGGCGCGACACTATCGTGACCGGTTGGTTGAATTCAAAGCCGCCTATGTCACACACTGGGCTGATTGTCATCAGCTTTGGCCTGAGGTCATCTTTCATGGGCAACGCGGTACACCGCAAGGTATGGCTCAATTAACGCCCTATGCGAATGGCATCTTCCAATTGCACGGCATGACAGAAGGCATTACTCTTTTTAGTGATGGCTTGGTGAAAAGTGGAGTCCGCTCCGCGCAGCCAGAATTACCAGAGCACTTACAGTTAAAATTGAACAAAGGCTGGTCTGAAACCGACCAAGTTGAACGGACCGGTTTAGCCATTCAACATATGGCGCAGTTTATGCCAAACTTTAATAGTGCCGATATTGCTGGCAAACCGTTATTTGGAGCGCAGCAAATTCCTGGAAGTGATTCAACACTACGCGCGGCTGATGTCAGTTTTGAAGACAACCAATATGCTCGTATAGAAATTGTCAAAGGCTCATCAGCGTTAGAAGCAGTACAAAAAATCGTATCAAAATGGCAACTGTCGGCGCAAAGTACCGATGACATTGAACGTTCTCATCCGATTTCGATGAGGCTGCAAGCAAGCGATGTTGAGGCGCGAGCGATTAAGCTGGCAGAGGCGCGAGATTATCCAAGGGAACTTGCGATGGTGGTTGGAGAACCATTAACCTTCGACCATAAGTAA
- a CDS encoding ABC transporter permease: MSQDQGDTTLSRTHMNQRLLQWGVSEIISGKLWPVALALTLIIASVFALTALAGRMEQIIVQQSGEALTADMVFESANPLPNTLKQATDGDEYQYSDLTQFQTMAFNRQDQMQLVTVKAIDSAYPLKGEMTLKSNDKLSHHVKPGELWLDERLFARLQVKPGDQLSIGDADFTISGTVQSEPGLRFNPFQQMPSVYIHQSDVPKTGALQLGSRVEYERYINGSQDALDRVKQAVTLSPSDEWKDRDRGNRTIRVFERTEQYLSLTVAIVILMAATTLVLTCQHYVSTRRRTIAMLKSLGATKRWILRWLLLQSSLLFIVAAFVGGGIGVVLEYLLRVPLAGMLPTPLPGYGWTPLLTSLMTCLMIAIPALGIPFSYLLSVSPASAMNGAQTQLVGRHRAWWLIVFPVSALVIAYYNNPLVWMILAGIVGLFVLLAVVSLVLTKVVKLFALTPAMKLAVSRIERSKWSSGIQFGALGLSLMLLSIIWLIRTDLLGDWQRLVPAGSANAFALNISPYEKDDYLTTLDNAGIARSPAYPITRGRLTSINDESAKERVQGRQGANALRRELNLTWDSTLPDYNPVVAGEWSTTKGVSIEEGLAKDLDIHVGDKVSFVINSQSISATVNSIRHVEWRQMKPNFYFIFTPDLMTSMPATWLVSFRVTPQDDPLLVTLSREHPTVSILDIRQIADKLEGLLRQIVWSVTILAGLGVFAGILLIFTLLRLSLSQRQMEVQLYRTLGASRRRVINTLWAEYGLMALIAGIIASGASEVVVWALLTYGLNIEFHPHTWLWIGLPLLTFIVLIGVVSTGLRGLLKPTKTAIE, from the coding sequence ATGAGCCAAGACCAAGGCGATACTACACTCTCTCGCACGCACATGAATCAACGTTTATTACAATGGGGCGTGTCGGAAATTATCAGTGGTAAACTATGGCCAGTTGCGTTGGCGTTGACTTTGATTATCGCCAGTGTTTTTGCGTTAACGGCATTAGCGGGGCGGATGGAACAAATTATCGTTCAGCAAAGTGGCGAAGCATTAACTGCAGATATGGTCTTTGAATCTGCCAACCCACTGCCTAATACTTTAAAACAGGCAACGGACGGTGATGAGTATCAATACTCGGATCTCACTCAGTTTCAAACCATGGCGTTTAATCGCCAAGATCAAATGCAGCTGGTGACAGTGAAAGCGATTGATAGCGCTTATCCATTAAAAGGTGAGATGACGCTGAAATCGAATGACAAGCTAAGTCATCATGTTAAACCCGGAGAGTTGTGGCTCGATGAACGGCTATTCGCGCGCTTACAGGTTAAACCTGGGGATCAGCTATCAATTGGTGATGCGGATTTTACTATCTCAGGTACTGTGCAATCTGAGCCTGGCCTGCGTTTTAATCCCTTTCAACAAATGCCTTCGGTGTATATTCATCAAAGTGATGTGCCCAAAACAGGCGCTTTACAGCTGGGGAGCCGGGTTGAATATGAGCGGTATATTAATGGTAGTCAGGATGCTTTGGATCGCGTAAAACAGGCTGTCACTTTGTCGCCCAGTGATGAGTGGAAAGATCGCGATAGAGGTAATCGCACGATACGAGTGTTTGAGCGTACGGAACAATATCTATCACTTACTGTGGCGATTGTCATTTTAATGGCGGCGACAACCTTAGTGCTTACCTGTCAGCACTATGTGTCAACACGTCGACGCACGATTGCCATGCTCAAAAGTCTCGGGGCGACAAAACGTTGGATTTTACGGTGGTTGCTACTGCAATCGAGTTTATTATTCATCGTTGCTGCATTCGTTGGTGGTGGCATTGGCGTGGTATTAGAATATTTACTGCGTGTGCCTTTAGCTGGCATGTTACCGACGCCTCTGCCTGGATACGGTTGGACACCGTTACTAACGTCGCTAATGACGTGTTTAATGATAGCGATACCCGCGTTAGGAATTCCGTTTTCCTATCTATTGTCAGTCAGTCCCGCGAGTGCGATGAATGGTGCTCAAACCCAACTCGTTGGAAGGCACCGTGCTTGGTGGCTTATTGTATTTCCGGTGAGCGCACTGGTTATCGCCTATTATAATAACCCATTAGTCTGGATGATTTTAGCGGGGATAGTCGGCTTGTTCGTGCTTTTAGCCGTCGTCAGTTTAGTGCTAACAAAAGTCGTCAAGCTGTTTGCGCTGACCCCTGCAATGAAGTTGGCCGTGAGTCGTATTGAGCGCTCGAAATGGTCGTCTGGGATTCAATTTGGCGCATTAGGTTTATCGCTTATGCTGTTATCAATAATTTGGTTAATAAGAACGGACTTATTAGGCGATTGGCAACGTTTAGTGCCGGCAGGATCGGCCAATGCGTTTGCACTCAATATTTCGCCTTATGAAAAAGACGACTACTTAACCACGTTAGATAACGCCGGCATAGCGCGTTCTCCTGCTTATCCTATCACTCGTGGCCGCTTGACCAGTATCAATGATGAAAGTGCCAAAGAGCGGGTACAGGGGCGACAAGGTGCGAATGCGTTACGCCGCGAATTGAACTTAACGTGGGATTCTACCCTGCCTGATTATAACCCCGTTGTGGCGGGTGAGTGGAGCACCACCAAAGGTGTCTCTATCGAGGAGGGATTAGCTAAAGATCTCGATATTCATGTGGGAGATAAGGTGAGCTTTGTGATCAACAGTCAATCTATCTCCGCGACCGTGAATTCGATTCGTCACGTGGAATGGCGGCAAATGAAGCCGAACTTTTACTTTATTTTCACGCCTGATTTAATGACGTCAATGCCTGCAACTTGGTTAGTCAGCTTTCGTGTGACGCCTCAAGACGATCCACTTTTAGTGACACTGTCACGAGAGCATCCTACCGTGAGTATTCTCGATATCCGACAAATTGCCGACAAGCTAGAGGGGTTATTGAGACAGATTGTGTGGTCGGTGACCATCTTAGCAGGGCTGGGAGTGTTTGCTGGCATTTTGTTAATCTTTACGTTATTGCGCTTAAGCTTAAGTCAAAGGCAAATGGAGGTACAATTGTATCGGACTCTGGGAGCAAGCCGACGCAGAGTTATCAATACATTATGGGCTGAATATGGTCTGATGGCCCTAATTGCTGGAATTATTGCTAGTGGCGCATCAGAAGTTGTCGTCTGGGCGTTGTTAACATATGGACTCAATATTGAATTTCATCCACATACCTGGTTGTGGATAGGCTTGCCACTATTAACGTTTATTGTGTTAATCGGCGTTGTCAGTACGGGGCTTCGCGGTTTATTAAAGCCAACAAAAACAGCAATTGAGTAA
- a CDS encoding ABC transporter ATP-binding protein, with translation MQSPIISTQSLSKTVSTKQEHLTILKEVNVEIWQGESVAIIGTSGAGKSTLMTLLAGLDVASEGEVTILGKKLSTLDDEARALLRASSIGFVFQSFLLIPSLSAIDNVTLPCLLNGQKEDKQRATELLHSVGLAARLHHTPGQLSGGEQQRVALARAFMTQPKILFADEPTGNLDQDTANTVIDLLFDLNEQHGTTLILVTHDPELAARCQRRLYMQHGELEERT, from the coding sequence ATGCAATCACCTATAATTAGTACTCAGTCTTTATCTAAAACAGTTTCTACTAAACAAGAACATTTAACAATCTTAAAAGAGGTCAATGTCGAGATATGGCAAGGAGAAAGCGTTGCTATTATCGGGACTTCCGGGGCTGGCAAGTCCACATTAATGACGTTACTTGCTGGCCTTGATGTGGCCTCAGAAGGTGAGGTCACAATACTTGGGAAAAAGCTTTCAACGTTAGACGATGAAGCTAGAGCCTTATTACGAGCGAGTTCGATTGGTTTTGTGTTTCAGAGCTTCTTGTTGATCCCAAGTTTATCTGCCATCGATAACGTTACGCTGCCGTGTTTATTAAACGGACAAAAAGAAGATAAACAGCGTGCCACTGAACTATTGCATTCGGTAGGATTGGCAGCGCGATTGCATCATACGCCTGGGCAACTTTCAGGAGGAGAGCAGCAACGTGTCGCTTTAGCTCGAGCGTTCATGACACAGCCTAAAATTTTGTTTGCGGATGAGCCTACCGGTAATTTGGATCAAGATACTGCCAATACGGTGATTGATTTGTTATTTGATCTTAATGAACAACACGGCACCACGTTGATATTAGTGACTCATGACCCAGAGTTAGCCGCACGTTGCCAGCGTCGATTATACATGCAACACGGTGAACTCGAGGAGCGCACATGA
- the tesA gene encoding multifunctional acyl-CoA thioesterase I/protease I/lysophospholipase L1, with the protein MISRLSLLFLLVFSTSVSSQTLMILGDSLSAGYRMPIEQAWPSLLSDKLSEKGKNVTVINASISGDTSGNGLARLPGLLKQHTPDSVLLELGANDGLRGFPPQGTEKNLRQMIDIIQNTNTKVIMMQIRIPPNYGKRYTQMFSDIYPRVAKATQTPLIPFFMEKIITKSEWVKKDGMHPRKEAQPWIANFMATQLQPFL; encoded by the coding sequence ATGATTTCTAGACTTTCCTTGTTGTTTCTGTTGGTATTTTCAACCAGCGTCAGCAGCCAAACCTTGATGATTTTAGGAGACAGTTTGAGTGCTGGGTATCGTATGCCTATTGAACAAGCGTGGCCCAGTTTACTGAGTGACAAGCTCAGCGAAAAAGGAAAAAATGTTACAGTTATTAACGCCAGTATTTCTGGCGATACCTCAGGCAATGGATTAGCACGCTTACCTGGATTATTAAAACAACATACACCAGATAGTGTTTTGCTTGAACTCGGTGCTAATGACGGTCTGCGTGGATTTCCACCTCAAGGTACGGAAAAGAACTTACGACAAATGATTGATATTATCCAAAACACGAATACCAAGGTCATTATGATGCAAATTCGTATCCCACCTAATTATGGCAAACGATACACACAAATGTTTTCAGATATCTACCCTCGGGTCGCGAAAGCCACACAAACCCCATTAATTCCCTTTTTCATGGAAAAGATTATCACCAAATCAGAATGGGTGAAAAAAGATGGTATGCACCCACGTAAAGAAGCCCAACCTTGGATAGCTAACTTTATGGCAACACAATTGCAACCATTTTTATAA
- the fabV gene encoding enoyl-ACP reductase FabV, translating into MQIKPVIKGVIARSAHPLGCEQAILQQIKRAQAELPITQGPKRVLILGASSGYGLAARIAVTFGGAQADTIGVSFERPPSENHTASAGFYNNVHFKKYAEQAGRIAVNLNGDVFSQAMKDEVIEAIETYFEGEVDLIIYSIASGKRRKPGTNHFWHSAIKPIGVHVQGNTINLETAQWNEISLPPATEQEVTDTIKVMGGEDWENWVDTLINVDSIAPHCKTIALSYMGPEVTHPLYLDGTLGQAKIDLHQTSHALNLKLSNYGGGAYAVVCKAIITKASMVIPGLVPYMLALYKIMSEQGQHEDAIEQMQRLLRDKLYGDDRVPVDGERLIRMDDYELLPQTQQRVTELLAEMNGKNFQRMTNYASFVNTFLQINGFGFDNIDYRAPVDLAEFAISDDNDA; encoded by the coding sequence ATGCAAATAAAGCCCGTAATTAAAGGGGTGATCGCCCGAAGCGCTCACCCATTAGGCTGTGAGCAAGCCATTTTACAACAAATTAAACGTGCCCAGGCTGAATTACCGATAACTCAAGGTCCGAAACGTGTTCTGATCCTTGGCGCCTCTTCTGGGTATGGTTTGGCCGCCCGTATCGCAGTCACTTTTGGTGGCGCGCAGGCTGACACTATTGGTGTCTCTTTTGAGCGCCCCCCTTCTGAAAACCATACCGCAAGCGCGGGCTTTTATAATAATGTGCATTTTAAAAAATACGCTGAACAGGCAGGACGTATTGCGGTTAATTTAAATGGCGATGTGTTTTCTCAAGCAATGAAAGACGAAGTAATTGAAGCCATTGAAACGTATTTCGAGGGTGAAGTTGATCTGATTATATACAGTATTGCCAGTGGAAAACGCCGAAAGCCAGGCACAAATCATTTTTGGCACTCGGCCATAAAACCTATTGGCGTGCACGTTCAAGGGAATACCATCAATCTGGAAACCGCTCAATGGAACGAAATTTCGCTGCCCCCCGCGACGGAACAAGAGGTCACAGACACCATCAAAGTGATGGGCGGTGAAGACTGGGAGAACTGGGTCGACACATTGATTAATGTTGACTCCATAGCCCCTCATTGTAAAACGATTGCCTTATCTTATATGGGTCCGGAAGTGACTCACCCCCTTTATCTCGACGGGACACTTGGTCAAGCTAAAATCGATTTGCACCAAACCAGTCACGCGCTGAATTTGAAACTGAGTAATTATGGTGGTGGCGCTTATGCTGTCGTCTGTAAAGCCATCATTACGAAAGCCAGCATGGTCATTCCTGGGCTGGTCCCTTATATGCTGGCGCTCTACAAAATCATGAGCGAGCAAGGACAACATGAAGATGCCATCGAGCAGATGCAGCGTTTATTACGTGACAAACTCTACGGTGATGATCGGGTGCCCGTCGATGGCGAACGCCTAATTCGTATGGATGATTATGAACTGTTACCGCAAACCCAGCAGCGCGTGACTGAATTATTAGCAGAAATGAACGGCAAAAACTTTCAACGTATGACGAATTACGCAAGTTTCGTTAACACTTTTCTACAAATCAATGGGTTTGGTTTTGATAATATCGACTATCGGGCCCCAGTTGATCTTGCAGAGTTTGCCATCTCTGATGATAATGACGCGTAA
- a CDS encoding ABC-ATPase domain-containing protein produces MDQLTSRLKKLEKQNYRAYQQIKGEYDFGDFTLLIDYTQPDPYAPASRMRAIRPWSPSGLQWLREQSAEYQLAARDFIARSFARFAMQENAVEISMTGQTVLDNTAVLFTDEGIELRFRMNLPADGRSILAKRALNLITFHLPKFIRRATMSRELDMEALTHHCEVIEDQAALRKQLAEHNLLAFVADGSVLPRASGNSDLPMQDAVTLTAPDSLAIELTTPHRGTIRGMGIKRGITLIVGGGFHGKSTLLTAIERAVYFHIPGDGREYIVTDPQAMKIRAEDGRCVHHLNLSNYINHLPMGRDTADFSTQDASGSTSQAAWVQESIESGATSLLIDEDTSATNFMIRDQRMQALVAKDDEPITPLVDRVAQLRDELAISSLIVMGGSGDYFDVADTVIQMHDYQPIDVTAQAKDIVAQYPNARDSEPHTALQTFSPRSFHCGGLQSILSDGKFRVNATDKHTLRFGKEKVDVSALEQLESANELHCIGWLWTQLSQQPNWSNDPVGTIAKLLQNDQWYNTTPPHGDLAKPRLLDVMAVLNRMRQSQFKAQ; encoded by the coding sequence ATGGATCAATTAACATCCCGATTAAAAAAACTCGAAAAGCAAAACTATCGAGCCTATCAGCAAATTAAAGGCGAATATGATTTCGGCGATTTCACTTTGTTGATTGATTACACTCAACCTGACCCTTACGCTCCAGCGTCTCGGATGAGAGCAATTCGTCCGTGGTCACCCAGTGGTTTGCAATGGTTGCGTGAGCAGTCAGCGGAGTATCAATTAGCCGCACGTGATTTTATTGCACGTAGTTTTGCGCGCTTTGCGATGCAAGAAAATGCAGTTGAAATATCAATGACAGGACAAACGGTTTTAGACAACACCGCCGTATTGTTCACCGATGAGGGGATTGAACTACGTTTTCGGATGAATCTACCCGCCGACGGGCGTAGCATCTTAGCCAAACGCGCCCTCAACCTTATTACATTCCATCTACCCAAATTCATTCGCCGCGCGACAATGTCACGTGAATTGGATATGGAAGCATTAACGCATCATTGTGAAGTTATCGAAGATCAGGCCGCTCTACGCAAACAATTAGCTGAGCATAATCTACTGGCTTTCGTTGCAGACGGTAGTGTATTACCACGCGCGTCAGGCAATAGTGACCTGCCAATGCAAGACGCTGTGACGTTAACCGCTCCTGATTCGCTCGCCATTGAATTAACCACACCACACCGCGGCACCATTCGTGGTATGGGGATTAAGCGCGGCATCACGTTGATTGTCGGCGGTGGTTTCCACGGTAAGTCAACGCTATTAACCGCTATTGAACGTGCCGTCTATTTTCATATTCCAGGTGATGGTCGCGAGTATATTGTGACCGATCCACAAGCAATGAAGATTCGGGCAGAAGATGGCCGCTGTGTTCATCACTTAAATTTATCAAACTATATCAATCATTTGCCTATGGGTCGCGATACTGCCGATTTCAGTACACAAGATGCCTCTGGCTCGACATCACAAGCGGCGTGGGTTCAAGAGTCCATCGAGTCTGGTGCCACTAGCCTACTCATTGATGAAGATACCTCGGCGACCAACTTCATGATCCGCGATCAACGCATGCAAGCGTTAGTGGCGAAAGACGATGAACCCATCACACCGCTCGTGGATAGAGTTGCACAACTACGTGACGAACTCGCGATATCGAGTCTTATTGTCATGGGAGGATCTGGCGATTACTTTGATGTCGCCGATACTGTCATTCAAATGCATGACTATCAGCCGATTGATGTAACGGCGCAAGCAAAAGACATTGTGGCGCAATATCCAAATGCACGTGACAGCGAACCTCACACCGCCCTGCAAACTTTCTCACCACGTTCTTTCCATTGTGGCGGTTTGCAAAGTATTTTATCCGATGGGAAGTTTCGGGTGAATGCGACAGACAAACACACGTTACGTTTTGGTAAAGAAAAAGTCGATGTCTCGGCACTAGAACAGCTCGAAAGCGCCAATGAATTACATTGTATTGGTTGGTTATGGACGCAATTATCGCAACAACCGAATTGGAGCAATGATCCGGTGGGAACGATCGCCAAGTTGCTTCAAAACGATCAATGGTATAACACTACCCCACCACATGGTGACCTTGCTAAGCCACGCTTGCTTGACGTTATGGCGGTTTTAAATCGCATGCGCCAATCACAATTCAAAGCGCAATAA
- a CDS encoding DNA-J related domain-containing protein: MLDTQPISVRSQTEMENPLVWPIFEVLKQKPSGWKVHTLSSHLGALGFMPTLDTSAEKDLFKRNFLIMNALFQLQETLYPEKWLQVEAMDIELSPMFRRSIHYINLDDPLRDYYMEWSNYEANDGEVKRLLNEFWTRYRRFVGGGEKETNFSRLQALRLFELDDTATDNEIRKTWRKLAMRWHPDRETGNAERFRVLCEAWHILRKDV; this comes from the coding sequence ATGTTAGACACTCAACCTATTTCAGTGAGATCGCAAACCGAAATGGAAAACCCATTGGTTTGGCCAATATTTGAAGTACTTAAACAAAAACCCTCTGGTTGGAAAGTACATACGTTATCTTCTCATTTAGGGGCTTTGGGTTTTATGCCCACGTTAGATACCTCAGCCGAGAAAGATTTGTTTAAGCGCAACTTTTTGATTATGAATGCACTCTTTCAATTACAAGAAACGCTATATCCTGAGAAATGGTTACAAGTTGAGGCGATGGATATCGAGTTAAGCCCAATGTTTCGTCGTTCGATCCACTACATTAATCTCGATGATCCCTTGCGTGATTATTATATGGAATGGTCTAACTATGAAGCTAATGATGGTGAAGTAAAACGTTTATTGAATGAGTTTTGGACTCGTTATCGTCGGTTTGTGGGGGGCGGTGAAAAAGAGACGAACTTTAGTCGTTTGCAAGCCTTACGCTTATTTGAATTAGACGATACGGCGACGGATAACGAAATTCGTAAAACATGGCGAAAATTAGCCATGCGTTGGCATCCAGATCGGGAAACCGGTAATGCAGAACGCTTCCGTGTTTTATGTGAAGCTTGGCATATACTCAGAAAAGATGTGTAA